In Tribolium castaneum strain GA2 chromosome 4, icTriCast1.1, whole genome shotgun sequence, one DNA window encodes the following:
- the LOC663847 gene encoding uncharacterized protein LOC663847, whose protein sequence is MINTIILLSLCFRFGTTYPKEFARRCGHVHLTISASQDTNLELNWITDCTPPDNIRPDYIALYHYNLKDRSEETPPLVKIRASDHPSGYYKTKIKFGQPWLPGNWEYRDSLTRADQGPHCYPYWIASIKGNDIIDTRCLGIQPTWMNDNRMQIGTQKIGNLFIPGTHNSGAYVGVPKILENYILNQDRSIWTQLVHGIRYLDLRIGYYENDGFYVNHDLVRITKVVQIFKEIRKFVQLAPKEIIVVDFHRFPYPSNFNSTLHEKFVSLVYDYLGDLALPPGGLQVGKGPTLNEIWAQNKNVIICYADKAIARENYWLWQPLYQHWANTKNVDTLKSFLSRAIKEHRVTLNPMFALMAELTPQPIDLFFRTNNLRKLANDVNRKVTVWFRDEWARDVNIVATDYFLGNDIINVAIEANNNR, encoded by the exons ATGATCAACaccattattttattatcgcTGTGTTTCCGTTTCGGGACCACTTATCCCAAGGAATTCG CGCGAAGATGCGGCCACGTCCACCTGACAATCTCAGCGTCCCAAGACACGAATTTAGAACTCAACTGGATCACTGATTGCACTCCTCCTGATAACATCAGGCCAGATTACATCGCCTTGTACCATTACAATTTAAAAGACCGAAGC GAGGAAACGCCGCCACTCGTCAAAATACGCGCCTCTGACCATCCCTCGGGATACTACAAGACCAAAATCAAGTTCGGCCAGCCCTGGCTGCCCGGGAACTGGGAATACAGGGACAGTCTGACCCGAGCCGACCAAGGCCCGCATTGCTATCCCTACTGGATCGCGTCAATTAAAGGGAACGATATCATTGATACCAGATGTCTGGGGATACAACCAACCTGGATGAATGATAATAG GATGCAAATTGGGACTCAAAAAATCGGCAACCTGTTCATTCCAGGGACTCACAACTCGGGCGCCTACGTGGGCGtgccaaaaattttggaaaactatATTCTGAACCAAGATCGCAGCATCTGGACCCAATTGGTGCATGGAATCCGTTACCTCGACTTACGAATCGGCTATTACGAAAATGACGG TTTTTACGTGAACCACGACCTCGTCCGGATAACTAAAGTGGTCCAGATTTTTAAAGAGATCAGGAAGTTCGTCCAACTTGCGCCCAAAGAAATCATAGTCGTTGATTTCCACCGTTTTCCCTACCCTTCAAACTTCAACTCGACTTTGCACGAAAAATTCGTATCCCTGGTGTATGACTATTTGGGCGACTTGGCCCTGCCTCCTGGCGGGCTCCAGGTGGGCAAAGGGCCAACGCTGAACGAGATCTGGGCCCAGAACAAGAACGTGATCATTTGCTACGCCGATAAGGCCATAGCCCGAG aaaattactGGTTGTGGCAACCCTTGTACCAGCACTGGGCCAATACGAAAAACGTGGACACGTTGAAGAGTTTCCTCTCGCGGGCCATCAAAGAACACAGAGTGACCCTAAACCCGATGTTCGCCCTCATGGCTGAACTGACCCCCCAACCCATCGATCTGTTCTTCCGCACTAACAACCTGCGGAAGCTTGCCAACGACGTTAACCGGAAGGTTACGGTTTGGTTTCGCGATGAGTGGGCCAGGGATGTTAATATAGTGGCGACCGACTATTTTTTGGGCAACGATATTATAAACGTGGCCATTGAGGCGAACAACAACCGGTAG
- the bdg gene encoding sodium-dependent transporter bedraggled isoform X2, translated as MSETADSEGDLIDLGSPVLPRIPPFPSQTPEEISDNLLDSELPVLEQKLQTSAKSNATEVRRHSIDVEDILITIDDDSERPLSRFGSVRRSHSEALLHQPRNHLDKSWSCDNLEALTILQNLDEVLNASLLESDHILNDQDSVTDDQTQETIEACLLDLDNYLQAFDSNSSNCVEDRSSVRSSASSLRSDSTDEADLRNRLRLMEENYARFLAAGCVNRAFVDTETDGRTQRRPLSACDGRTEALERNHPARATLAVVKRERPGNTSAPPSPHRTSGAGDSDDDIDWSWLQEAARGVTSERRAHAAGDCCTGTVVVEPPQRATSSSEAPKPSTTWLRSSMRRLRHFRLPSDGENAPMEAPRVEPVPEVVRPVSAPSRLVPREASAVSQQPAGRASSASRSLSSSVSSLASTVDTSHSCTPAPTPTRNQQEQNGTRRSCERPRASDMPESESPLGQWPHSLSSMMACLGCTLGLFNISRFAILTVHFGANFIFQFVILSLVFGLPLFTLQLCLGQQLGAGVIDMWRISPLFQGVGVALLIAQALLGLYSIIGVSWMFVFFRDSFITKVDKYRWAEPFIYYRTDVQPPVNGTYKLTETIPDYFSGIVLQRHHLAAGSSYGTIKFQLAFNLAVVWMIVFVSLSKGLRSYGKVIYVFTLLPVFGTFVLCAKILGLMPTDYDSFTFPETSWNEFFLNPKSWLAAAQETFLTWGILGAAVMQIASHNKHKHLLQRDSSLVAVITFTILILMGFLANRCVEILRTFSYNYLPDSFERINSYTFLESTRDRVPPKYSNTPVKYMVHNSFFLGEKVLRPGADSSVESGYQALRLATELLPATFAVLGAEKMSPFWAVLFYFILILFGIAQQLAIWHCVITGIMAIKAKILKSWETTITLFSCICGFILGLPMATEFGIYVVFFMDYTVGGLWWLIVIILLQIVAVFMVRGRPYSGDTVVTALFTPNNHPCVLSWAPALLSFTWNVILPVALMVLCISTVRNGNFRDIFVWHHAPVPEYWPLWARQLGSMLQLVPILLVPLVAVIQSYRYLSSGPTDILERIQLLYRPPIGEHMTDLAVHEAVIANNNANNSSPSNAGVTEDPPPKYTPPPSYTTATGARLAKFLRQSIRRSVRRLANVLGESSTARQRANLPQTQPPPPDYNAVLVEMSQTNSTDVSISVPDSSTRISTLERLRNIQPTPGSPTLTAAEVASILRSSFRRSNIRRNNNFPDDSVASLSAENLVDSAAPIGETSLVLDHLPQDTVKRESNSSVI; from the exons ATGTCGGAGACCGCTGATAGTGAAGGAGATTTAATCGATCTTGGATCACCGGTTCTACCTCGAATTCCTCCATTTCCCAGCCAAACCCCGGAAGAAATCTCCGACAATCTCCTCGACTCCGAACTGCCCGTCCTCGAGCAGAAACTCCAAACTAGCGCCAAGTCAAACGCCACTGAAGTCCGAAGACACAGCATAGACGTGGAGGACATCCTCATCACCATAGATGACGACAGTGAGCGCCCGTTGTCCCGCTTCGGCTCCGTCAGACGCAGCCACAGTGAAGCCCTCCTCCACCAGCCCAGGAACCACCTGGACAAGTCCTGGTCCTGCGACAACCTCGAAGCCTTGACGATCCTCCAGAACCTGGACGAGGTCCTGAACGCGTCCCTCCTGGAGTCCGACCACATCCTCAATGACCAAGACTCCGTCACGGATGACCAAACACAGGAAACAATCGAGGCTTGTCTGCTAGATTTAGACAATTATCTCCAAGCCTTCGATTCAAATTCATCGAATTGTGTCGAAGATCGCTCGAGTGTGAGAAGTAGTGCAAGTTCGCTGCGTTCGGATTCCACCGATGAGGCCGATTTGAGGAACAGATTGAGGCTGATGGAGGAGAACTATGCCCGCTTTTTGGCCGCAGGGTGTGTTAATAGGGCGTTTGTTGACACCGAGACGGACGGGAGGACGCAGAGGAGGCCGCTGAGTGCCTGTGATGGACGCACTGAAGCGCTGGAACGGAACCATCCGGCCAGAGCCACGCTGGCGGTGGTCAAGAGGGAGCGCCCGGGAAACACGAG CGCACCACCCTCGCCCCACCGGACATCCGGTGCAGGTGATTCCGACGACGACATCGACTGGAGCTGGCTGCAGGAAGCCGCCCGTGGCGTAACCTCCGAACGGCGCGCACACGCCGCCGGTGACTGCTGTACCGGAACCGTGGTCGTGGAGCCCCCCCAAAGAGCCACTTCTTCTTCAGAAGCGCCGAAACCCAGCACCACGTGGTTGCGCTCTTCTATGCGGCGTCTGCGACACTTCCGTCTGCCGAGCGATGGGGAAAACGCGCCCATGGAAGCGCCCAGAGTAGAGCCGGTGCCGGAGGTGGTGCGGCCCGTGAGTGCGCCCTCCAGGCTTGTGCCGCGGGAGGCTAGTGCAGTGTCGCAGCAGCCGGCCGGGAGGGCCAGCTCGGCCTCCAGGAGCTTGTCTTCGAGTGTGAGCAGCTTGGCGTCCACGGTGGACACCTCCCACAGCTGCACGCCCGCACCGACCCCCACGCGCAACCAGCAGGAACAGAACGGCACCAGGAG ATCATGTGAGAGGCCGCGGGCCAGCGACATGCCGGAGTCCGAGAGCCCTTTGGGGCAGTGGCCCCACAGTCTGAGTTCGATGATGGCCTGTCTGGGGTGCACTTTGGGCCTTTTCAACATTTCGCGCTTCGCGATTTTGACTGTTCACTTCGGCGCTAATTTCATTTTCCAATTCGTTATCCTGTCACTAGTCTTCGGTTTGCCGCTTTTCACCCTGCAGTTGTGTCTCGGCCAGCAGTTGGGGGCCGGGGTTATAGACATGTGGCGGATATCGCCCCTGTTTCAGGGGGTCGGGGTGGCCCTCCTGATCGCCCAGGCCCTCCTCGGGCTGTACAGCATAATTGGCGTTTCGTGGATGTTTGTCTTTTTCCGCGACTCGTTCATCACCAAAGTGGACAAGTATCGGTGGGCCGAGCCGTTCATTTACTACAGAACTG ACGTCCAACCGCCCGTCAACGGGACGTACAAACTCACAGAGACGATTCCCGACTACTTCAGCGGGATCGTCCTCCAGAGACACCATTTAGCGGCCGGGAGCTCGTACGGAACAATCAAATTTCAACTCGCTTTCAACTTGGCTGTTGTCTGGATGATTGTTTTCGTCTCCCTGAGCAAAGGACTGCGATCTTACGGCAAAGTGATTTACGTGTTCACACTGTTGCCCGTCTTTGGTACTTTTGTCTTGTGTGCCAAAATTCTAGGCCTAATGCCGACTGATTACGATAGCTTTACTTTCCCTGAAACCTCCTGGAACGAATTCTTCCTTAATCCAAAG AGTTGGCTAGCGGCGGCACAGGAAACCTTCCTCACCTGGGGGATTCTCGGAGCTGCAGTCATGCAAATTGCATCACACAACAAGCACAAACATTTGCTTCAAAGAGATTCTAGTCTTGTAGCTGTAATTACCTTCACGATCCTGATACTTATGGGGTTTTTGGCCAACAGATGCGTCGAAATTTTACGCACGTTTAGCTACAACTACTTACCTGATTCTTTCG AAAGAATTAACTCTTACACGTTCCTCGAATCAACAAGGGATCGAGTACCTCCGAAATATTCCAACACTCCGGTCAAATATATGGTGCACAATTCGTTCTTTTTGGGGGAGAAAGTGTTACGGCCGGGGGCCGACAGTAGCGTGGAAAGTGGTTACCAG gcTCTCCGACTCGCCACTGAACTCCTACCGGCCACTTTTGCCGTCTTGGGGGCCGAAAAAATGTCACCTTTCTGGGCTGTGCTGTTCTATTTTATCCTAATTTTGTTCGGTATAGCCCAACAGTTGGCAATATGGCACTGTGTGATAACCGGAATCATGGccattaaagcaaaaatactgAAATCGTGGGAAACCACAATCACACTTTTCAGCTGCATTTGTGGCTTCATTCTTGGACTTCCGATGGCCACTGAG ttTGGGATATACGTGGTCTTTTTTATGGACTACACAGTGGGCGGGCTTTGGTGGCTCATTGTAATCATTCTCCTGCAAATCGTTGCGGTTTTTATGGTGCGGGGGCGCCCCTACAGCGGGGACACCGTTGTTACGGCACTGTTCACACCTAATAATCACCCGTGTGTTTTAAGCTGGGCCCCCGCCTTGCTTTCCTTCACCTGGAACGTCATTCTACCAGTGGCTTTAATG GTCTTGTGTATCAGTACTGTGAGGAATGGTAACTTTCGGGACATTTTTGTGTGGCACCATGCCCCAGTCCCGGAATACTGGCCTTTGTGGGCCCGCCAGCTCGGCTCAATGTTACAGCTAGTACCAATCCTCCTTGTTCCTCTAGTGGCCGTAATTCAGAGTTATAGGTACCTCAGCAGTGGCCCCACGGACATTTTGGAG CGGATCCAGTTGTTGTACAGGCCGCCCATAGGCGAGCACATGACTGATTTGGCCGTTCATGAGGCCGTGATTGCTAACAACAATGCGAACAACTCTTCGCCTAGTAATGCAGGGGTGACGGAAGACCCGCCCCCGAAATACACGCCGCCGCCGTCGTACACCACGGCAACGGGGGCCCGACTTGCCAAGTTTTTGCGGCAGAGTATCAGAAGGTCGGTTCGGAGGCTTGCCAATGTCCTGGGGGAGAGCAGCACGGCACGGCAGAGGGCCAACTTGCCGCAGACGCAACCGCCGCCCCCTGACTACAACGCAGTTCTAGTCGAAATGAGTCAAACGAATAGTACTGATGTTTCGATTTCCGTTCCTGATTCCAGTACTAGGATTTCGACGCTGGAACGGCTGAGGAACATTCAGCCGACTCCCGGATCTCCGACTCTCACAGCGGCGGAAGTCGCCTCAATACTTAGGAGCAGCTTCCGGAGGAGCAACATcagaagaaataataatttccccGATGACAGTGTCGCTTCCCTCAGTGCGGAAAATTTGGTGGATTCGGCGGCACCCATCGGGGAAACATCGCTGGTTTTAGATCACTTGCCCCAAGATACTGTCAAACGTGAATCTAACTCATCTGTGATATAA
- the bdg gene encoding sodium-dependent transporter bedraggled isoform X1, producing MSETADSEGDLIDLGSPVLPRIPPFPSQTPEEISDNLLDSELPVLEQKLQTSAKSNATEVRRHSIDVEDILITIDDDSERPLSRFGSVRRSHSEALLHQPRNHLDKSWSCDNLEALTILQNLDEVLNASLLESDHILNDQDSVTDDQTQETIEACLLDLDNYLQAFDSNSSNCVEDRSSVRSSASSLRSDSTDEADLRNRLRLMEENYARFLAAGCVNRAFVDTETDGRTQRRPLSACDGRTEALERNHPARATLAVVKRERPGNTSAPPSPHRTSGAGDSDDDIDWSWLQEAARGVTSERRAHAAGDCCTGTVVVEPPQRATSSSEAPKPSTTWLRSSMRRLRHFRLPSDGENAPMEAPRVEPVPEVVRPVSAPSRLVPREASAVSQQPAGRASSASRSLSSSVSSLASTVDTSHSCTPAPTPTRNQQEQNGTRRSCERPRASDMPESESPLGQWPHSLSSMMACLGCTLGLFNISRFAILTVHFGANFIFQFVILSLVFGLPLFTLQLCLGQQLGAGVIDMWRISPLFQGVGVALLIAQALLGLYSIIGVSWMFVFFRDSFITKVDKYRWAEPFIYYRTDVQPPVNGTYKLTETIPDYFSGIVLQRHHLAAGSSYGTIKFQLAFNLAVVWMIVFVSLSKGLRSYGKVIYVFTLLPVFGTFVLCAKILGLMPTDYDSFTFPETSWNEFFLNPKSWLAAAQETFLTWGILGAAVMQIASHNKHKHLLQRDSSLVAVITFTILILMGFLANRCVEILRTFSYNYLPDSFERINSYTFLESTRDRVPPKYSNTPVKYMVHNSFFLGEKVLRPGADSSVESGYQALRLATELLPATFAVLGAEKMSPFWAVLFYFILILFGIAQQLAIWHCVITGIMAIKAKILKSWETTITLFSCICGFILGLPMATEFGIYVVFFMDYTVGGLWWLIVIILLQIVAVFMVRGRPYSGDTVVTALFTPNNHPCVLSWAPALLSFTWNVILPVALMVLCISTVRNGNFRDIFVWHHAPVPEYWPLWARQLGSMLQLVPILLVPLVAVIQSYRYLSSGPTDILEEYEEQSSHRIQLLYRPPIGEHMTDLAVHEAVIANNNANNSSPSNAGVTEDPPPKYTPPPSYTTATGARLAKFLRQSIRRSVRRLANVLGESSTARQRANLPQTQPPPPDYNAVLVEMSQTNSTDVSISVPDSSTRISTLERLRNIQPTPGSPTLTAAEVASILRSSFRRSNIRRNNNFPDDSVASLSAENLVDSAAPIGETSLVLDHLPQDTVKRESNSSVI from the exons ATGTCGGAGACCGCTGATAGTGAAGGAGATTTAATCGATCTTGGATCACCGGTTCTACCTCGAATTCCTCCATTTCCCAGCCAAACCCCGGAAGAAATCTCCGACAATCTCCTCGACTCCGAACTGCCCGTCCTCGAGCAGAAACTCCAAACTAGCGCCAAGTCAAACGCCACTGAAGTCCGAAGACACAGCATAGACGTGGAGGACATCCTCATCACCATAGATGACGACAGTGAGCGCCCGTTGTCCCGCTTCGGCTCCGTCAGACGCAGCCACAGTGAAGCCCTCCTCCACCAGCCCAGGAACCACCTGGACAAGTCCTGGTCCTGCGACAACCTCGAAGCCTTGACGATCCTCCAGAACCTGGACGAGGTCCTGAACGCGTCCCTCCTGGAGTCCGACCACATCCTCAATGACCAAGACTCCGTCACGGATGACCAAACACAGGAAACAATCGAGGCTTGTCTGCTAGATTTAGACAATTATCTCCAAGCCTTCGATTCAAATTCATCGAATTGTGTCGAAGATCGCTCGAGTGTGAGAAGTAGTGCAAGTTCGCTGCGTTCGGATTCCACCGATGAGGCCGATTTGAGGAACAGATTGAGGCTGATGGAGGAGAACTATGCCCGCTTTTTGGCCGCAGGGTGTGTTAATAGGGCGTTTGTTGACACCGAGACGGACGGGAGGACGCAGAGGAGGCCGCTGAGTGCCTGTGATGGACGCACTGAAGCGCTGGAACGGAACCATCCGGCCAGAGCCACGCTGGCGGTGGTCAAGAGGGAGCGCCCGGGAAACACGAG CGCACCACCCTCGCCCCACCGGACATCCGGTGCAGGTGATTCCGACGACGACATCGACTGGAGCTGGCTGCAGGAAGCCGCCCGTGGCGTAACCTCCGAACGGCGCGCACACGCCGCCGGTGACTGCTGTACCGGAACCGTGGTCGTGGAGCCCCCCCAAAGAGCCACTTCTTCTTCAGAAGCGCCGAAACCCAGCACCACGTGGTTGCGCTCTTCTATGCGGCGTCTGCGACACTTCCGTCTGCCGAGCGATGGGGAAAACGCGCCCATGGAAGCGCCCAGAGTAGAGCCGGTGCCGGAGGTGGTGCGGCCCGTGAGTGCGCCCTCCAGGCTTGTGCCGCGGGAGGCTAGTGCAGTGTCGCAGCAGCCGGCCGGGAGGGCCAGCTCGGCCTCCAGGAGCTTGTCTTCGAGTGTGAGCAGCTTGGCGTCCACGGTGGACACCTCCCACAGCTGCACGCCCGCACCGACCCCCACGCGCAACCAGCAGGAACAGAACGGCACCAGGAG ATCATGTGAGAGGCCGCGGGCCAGCGACATGCCGGAGTCCGAGAGCCCTTTGGGGCAGTGGCCCCACAGTCTGAGTTCGATGATGGCCTGTCTGGGGTGCACTTTGGGCCTTTTCAACATTTCGCGCTTCGCGATTTTGACTGTTCACTTCGGCGCTAATTTCATTTTCCAATTCGTTATCCTGTCACTAGTCTTCGGTTTGCCGCTTTTCACCCTGCAGTTGTGTCTCGGCCAGCAGTTGGGGGCCGGGGTTATAGACATGTGGCGGATATCGCCCCTGTTTCAGGGGGTCGGGGTGGCCCTCCTGATCGCCCAGGCCCTCCTCGGGCTGTACAGCATAATTGGCGTTTCGTGGATGTTTGTCTTTTTCCGCGACTCGTTCATCACCAAAGTGGACAAGTATCGGTGGGCCGAGCCGTTCATTTACTACAGAACTG ACGTCCAACCGCCCGTCAACGGGACGTACAAACTCACAGAGACGATTCCCGACTACTTCAGCGGGATCGTCCTCCAGAGACACCATTTAGCGGCCGGGAGCTCGTACGGAACAATCAAATTTCAACTCGCTTTCAACTTGGCTGTTGTCTGGATGATTGTTTTCGTCTCCCTGAGCAAAGGACTGCGATCTTACGGCAAAGTGATTTACGTGTTCACACTGTTGCCCGTCTTTGGTACTTTTGTCTTGTGTGCCAAAATTCTAGGCCTAATGCCGACTGATTACGATAGCTTTACTTTCCCTGAAACCTCCTGGAACGAATTCTTCCTTAATCCAAAG AGTTGGCTAGCGGCGGCACAGGAAACCTTCCTCACCTGGGGGATTCTCGGAGCTGCAGTCATGCAAATTGCATCACACAACAAGCACAAACATTTGCTTCAAAGAGATTCTAGTCTTGTAGCTGTAATTACCTTCACGATCCTGATACTTATGGGGTTTTTGGCCAACAGATGCGTCGAAATTTTACGCACGTTTAGCTACAACTACTTACCTGATTCTTTCG AAAGAATTAACTCTTACACGTTCCTCGAATCAACAAGGGATCGAGTACCTCCGAAATATTCCAACACTCCGGTCAAATATATGGTGCACAATTCGTTCTTTTTGGGGGAGAAAGTGTTACGGCCGGGGGCCGACAGTAGCGTGGAAAGTGGTTACCAG gcTCTCCGACTCGCCACTGAACTCCTACCGGCCACTTTTGCCGTCTTGGGGGCCGAAAAAATGTCACCTTTCTGGGCTGTGCTGTTCTATTTTATCCTAATTTTGTTCGGTATAGCCCAACAGTTGGCAATATGGCACTGTGTGATAACCGGAATCATGGccattaaagcaaaaatactgAAATCGTGGGAAACCACAATCACACTTTTCAGCTGCATTTGTGGCTTCATTCTTGGACTTCCGATGGCCACTGAG ttTGGGATATACGTGGTCTTTTTTATGGACTACACAGTGGGCGGGCTTTGGTGGCTCATTGTAATCATTCTCCTGCAAATCGTTGCGGTTTTTATGGTGCGGGGGCGCCCCTACAGCGGGGACACCGTTGTTACGGCACTGTTCACACCTAATAATCACCCGTGTGTTTTAAGCTGGGCCCCCGCCTTGCTTTCCTTCACCTGGAACGTCATTCTACCAGTGGCTTTAATG GTCTTGTGTATCAGTACTGTGAGGAATGGTAACTTTCGGGACATTTTTGTGTGGCACCATGCCCCAGTCCCGGAATACTGGCCTTTGTGGGCCCGCCAGCTCGGCTCAATGTTACAGCTAGTACCAATCCTCCTTGTTCCTCTAGTGGCCGTAATTCAGAGTTATAGGTACCTCAGCAGTGGCCCCACGGACATTTTGGAG GAGTACGAAGAACAGTCCAGTCAT CGGATCCAGTTGTTGTACAGGCCGCCCATAGGCGAGCACATGACTGATTTGGCCGTTCATGAGGCCGTGATTGCTAACAACAATGCGAACAACTCTTCGCCTAGTAATGCAGGGGTGACGGAAGACCCGCCCCCGAAATACACGCCGCCGCCGTCGTACACCACGGCAACGGGGGCCCGACTTGCCAAGTTTTTGCGGCAGAGTATCAGAAGGTCGGTTCGGAGGCTTGCCAATGTCCTGGGGGAGAGCAGCACGGCACGGCAGAGGGCCAACTTGCCGCAGACGCAACCGCCGCCCCCTGACTACAACGCAGTTCTAGTCGAAATGAGTCAAACGAATAGTACTGATGTTTCGATTTCCGTTCCTGATTCCAGTACTAGGATTTCGACGCTGGAACGGCTGAGGAACATTCAGCCGACTCCCGGATCTCCGACTCTCACAGCGGCGGAAGTCGCCTCAATACTTAGGAGCAGCTTCCGGAGGAGCAACATcagaagaaataataatttccccGATGACAGTGTCGCTTCCCTCAGTGCGGAAAATTTGGTGGATTCGGCGGCACCCATCGGGGAAACATCGCTGGTTTTAGATCACTTGCCCCAAGATACTGTCAAACGTGAATCTAACTCATCTGTGATATAA
- the LOC107399242 gene encoding PI-PLC X domain-containing protein 1 codes for MSNFGDLRIGDMMIPGTHNSGAWRTKLPGFKNYVLNQDKSMWEQLVYGIRYFDIRVGRYGDSPQSLYINHDFVKCTELVPELQSVAKFLQKSPKEVVVLDFHRFPHPKDFLEGHHLELLRVVRDIFGDLIYPYSRFMHPKGPKLREFWQSQKRVIISYRQDYFIRRNPWLWPGVQRDWGNVQKLQNLENFVKTKISKPVRGNPLNVLMAELTPNYRNFLQYINTNLKDLALMVNRELTEWVIENNFADNLNIIATDFFTGNDMISVAIGTNFRKLQRSFFH; via the exons ATGTCAAA TTTCGGTGATCTCAGAATCGGGGACATGATGATCCCCGGAACCCACAATTCCGGTGCTTGGCGGACGAAACTCCCCGGATTCAAAAACTATGTCCTCAATCAGGACAAAAGTATGTGGGAGCAGCTGGTTTACGGTATTCGGTACTTCGATATCAGGGTTGGGCGTTATGGGGACTCGCCACAAAGTTTATACATAAACCATGATTTTGTCAAGTGCACTGAGCTCGTCCCCGAGCTTCAAAGTGTGGCCAAGTTTCTCCAAAAGTCACCGAAAGAAGTGGTGGTGTTGGATTTTCACCGGTTTCCCCACCCCAAagattttcttgaaggacATCACTTGGAGCTTTTGCGGGTTGTGAGGGATATTTTCGGAGATTTAATTTATCCGTATTCGAGGTTTATGCACCCGAAAGGGCCCAAATTACGCGAGTTCTGGCAGAGCCAAAAGCGGGTCATTATCAGTTATCGGCAGGATTATTTTATTCGAA GGAATCCGTGGTTGTGGCCAGGCGTTCAGCGCGACTGGGGGAACGTCcaaaagttacaaaatttggaaaatttcgtcaaaacgAAAATTTCTAAACCGGTCCGGGGAAACCCGCTCAATGTACTTATGGCTGAATTGACTCCAAACTACCGAAATTTTCTGCAGTATATTAACACGAATCTGAAAGACCTGGCTTTGATGGTGAATCGGGAACTGACAGAGTGGGTCATTGAGAATAATTTTGCTGATAATTTGAATATAATCGCGACCGATTTTTTTACCGGTAACGACATGATCAGCGTGGCAATCGGCACAAACTTTCGCAAATTGCAGCGCAgttttttccattaa